Within Runella rosea, the genomic segment TAACCTATGAAACACCATTTTACTGCTTTCTTCCTGATTGCTTCTTTGTTATGTATCTACGAAGTGAAGGGTCAAATTCGATTATTTGGACAAATAATTAACAAAACAACCCAGAAACCCATCAGCGGAGCATCCATCCAAATGCTTAATTCCAACGTCGGTACTACCTCCGACAGCAGCGGAAATTATACCCTGACGGTGCCTTCTACGGGCTTCAATCTACGGGCTACGGCCGTGGGGTATTATCCCAAAATGCGTTATTTTGAACCTAAAAAAGATACCCGTTATGTATTTGAATTGGCCGAAGAATTTAAGCAACTGGACGAAGTAACGGTCAAAACCAACCGAGAAGATGCCAATGTTTCAAGCATCGAAATGAGTACGCTGAAACTGGATACCAAGAGCCTACGGCGTATACCGGTGGTATTTGGCGAAGCGGATATTATCAAAGCGCTTTTGCTTCAGCCGGGGGTATCAACGGTGGGTGAAGGGGCGGCGGGTTTCAACGTGCGAGGTGGGCGTACCGACCAAAATTTGGTGCTTTTGGACGAAATGCCACTGTTTAGTACGTCGCATTTGTTGGGTTTTTTTACCAACGTAAATCCTGATGTTGTGCAGGATGTTACGCTGTATAAAGCGGGGATTCCCGCCCAATACGGCGGGCGACTTTCGTCAATGATGAACATAAACCTCAAAAATGGGAATCCCAATAAAATCAATTATCAGGCAGGCGCAGGTAACGTCAGCGCACGATTGGTAGCCGAAGGGCCGTTGGGCAAAAAACTTACATTTATCCTTGGAGGACGCATTGCCTATCCCAATTGGATGATTAAAAAATTTCCTGATAATATCCGCAACAGTCGGGCTTTTTTCTACGACTTGAATGCTAAACTTCGCTATCAAATCGGCAAAAATCAGCAACTCACGCTGTCTACGTACTTGAATCACGATGATTTTAAGTTTCCCGATGACACGGTGTATAGCTGGAATGCCAAGGCGGCTTCGTTGCAGTGGAATGCGCAATTAAACGACCGACTTTCTCTCAGTGCCGCCGCTGTTTATAGCGATTATGCCTTCCAGATGGAAGGCGTCAAAGAATTTTATCGGTTTCGATTTCAGTCGGGAATTACGCACAAGGAGTTAAAAACGAATTTAATTTTTGCACCGTCTGAAGCCCACCGACTCGACGCGGGCGCAAGCATGATACGATACGATGTTGCCCCAGGTGATCGTACTCGGGTTGACGATGAGAGCAACATCAATCCCAAAGCCATTGCCAACGAGCAAGCCTACGAGTATAGCGCCTATGTTAGTGAGGAGTGGAACGCCGCGCGTTGGATTACCGTTCAGGCTGGATTGCGCTACGCGGCCTTTGCGTTGGTGGGCCCCAAGACGGTGTATAATTACGAAGCGGGCGTACCGCGCGCACCAGAAACGGCTACCGAAAGTACGAAGTACAGTTTTGGACAAAAAATTCAATCTTACGGCGGTTTTGAGCCACGCGTTTCGTTGCGAATCGGGTTGAGTAAAATGCATTCTATCAAATTGAGCTACAACCGTACGCGTCAATATTTGCACCTTATCACCAATACAACGGCTATTTCTCCCGCTGATTTTTGGAAATTGAGTGACAATTATCTGCCGCCTCAGGTAGCCGACCAGTATGCGGCTGGGTATTACCTCAACCTGAAAGACAATGTGTACGAGTTTTCGGTAGAAGGCTATTACAAAAACATCAGCTCCTTATTGGAAGCTAAAAATGGGGCCATTTTGTTGCTTAATCCCCAACTCGAAACGGCGCTTATTACCGCCCGTGGGCTGGCTTACGGCGTAGAATTGAGCGCAAAAAAGAACAAAGGTCAATTTACAGGACAGGTCAATTATACCTACGCCCGCACCTTTATCCAATCGCTCAGTACGTTTGCGTTGGAGCAGATTAATCAGGGCAATTGGTTTCCCGCCAATTATGACAAACCGCACATTCTCAACGTAGCCGCTAATCTCACGCTAGGGCGTGGTTGGTCGATGTCGTCCAATTTTACGTACAATACTGGCCGCCCTGCCATTTATCCCGATGGCAATTACAGCGTAGCGGGCTATCCGTTGATTAACTATTCGCGTCGTAACGCCGACCGAATTCCTGATTATCACCGCCTCGATTGGGCTATTACCAAGAATACCCGGCAGAATAAAGAACAATTGCGCTATAGTACTTGGGTGTTTTCGTTGTACAATGTTTACGGACGGGAGAATCCTTACTCGGTCTATTTTGCTCGATTCAACCGCATAACGAGGGCCTATCAATTGGCGGTGTTTGGGAGCATTGTCCCCGCGTTATCGTGGAACTATAATTTTTAGTGATTGCAGGCAATTAAAGCCTCCATTCTCTTTCATAACTATCTTCAGGCATGAGATTTATCAAAAATATACCTAGAAAATTCATTTCGGCAATCCTTCTCTCGGGGTTGCTCGTTTCGTGTATTCGCGAAATTGACCTTGCCCTGCGCGTCGAAAATCCCGTTTTGGTGGTAGATGGAATGATTACGGATGAAATGCCGCCTTACAACGTCAAGCTCACTTATACGGGCGTATATGAAGCTTCCAATCGCATCAACGAAAATCAGGCTGTTAGCGGTGCTCGTGTTACCATTAGTGATGACCAAGGCCTGAAAACGCAATTGGAGCAGGTACTGGAAGAGCCCGGAAAGTACCAAACGAACGACCCGCAATACTGGGGTCGGGTGGGGCGTTCGTACACGCTTACGGTGGAGCTTCCCAACGGAGAAGTGTATGAGTCAAGCCCTGAAAAATTAATGGCAGTGCCCGAAATTGATAAATTGTACAGTGAGTTTACCGAAAATGGTAGCGGAGACCAGCGCGTGGGATACAACGTCTTTATGGATACGAAAGATCCCAAAGATGCTCCCAATTATTACCGTTGGCAGGCCATTGGCTACAGGATGCGTTTGGCGACAGGAGTGCTTAATCCTTTTTCGGGGGCGATGGAAAACAAACAGTGTTGGCAATCATTTAAGAAAGAAACAATAGATATCGAAACCGACGTTGATTTTGATGGAAATACTATACAGAAACGGCTGATGCTTTACAGTCCTGCCTATTCCAACGGGCAATATTTAATCGAAGTGAGCCAGATGTCGCTGTCACGCGAGGTATATCAATTTTGGCGACGTATGAACGAACAATTGACGCGCACGGGCAGCATTTTCGATCCGTTACCGAGTCCAGTTGAAGGAAATATTTCACTCAAAACAAACCCCAACAAATTGGCGTTAGGGTATTTTGGTGCTTCGGCTGTTTCCAAAAAACGCCTCATTATTTTTGAAACCGACGAGGCCAAGCGGCAACGCATAGAAGTATCATCTCAGCCTTTTATTCCAACTGGAGGATGCACGAATATTTTTTCAGGCACCACTCCATTCAAACCAAGCGGTTGGTAAAAACATCTCCACCATGAAAACATTCTCGGTATTTTATTGGACAATTCTCGTGGGGCTGGCATTTGCGTGTGAGCCTGCGCTTATCAATGAAGAGACTCCCCCGCTTGAAACCCTCAAACTGCTGTCCGTGACGCCCGATTTTGCCAAAAATTCTGTTACCATTCAGGGCCAAATTTCGGTAAATACGGACGTTGAATTTGGGATAGTCTACGGCACCGTCGCGCAACCCACCGTGGGTGGTCAGCAGGTGCCGCTTCAATCGAGCGGTACAACATTGTCGGGAACCATCAGCAACTTGAAGCCTGGGCAACGGTATTATTTTCGGTTGTATTCCAAAAAAGGTTCGGATGTGCGGTACAGCAACGAACGCAACGTGGTGTTGAATGCGGGGTGGCGGCAACTGGCTTCGCTCAAATTTGACGGCCAACCGCTACCCTACGGATGGATGGGCGAGTCATATGGAGGGGTAGGTATTTCTGTTTTTACGCGAACGAATCTGGCTTCCGAAAGCACTGGGCAGCAGTGGAACTACTTTGGGAGTGGTGAATGGCAGGTCAATCGAAGCGGGACAACATCGTTGCCAGCACGTTATAACCCCATTTATTTGCCTTATTCTGACCAAACTACGTATTTTTTTGGCGGTGGCTATTATTATTCGCCCGAACCAAGCCCCACGTACACATATCAAAAGTTTTTTGACGATTACCGCGACGGCGCAGCTCTCGACTATCCCGGCGACGATGTGCCTACGGTACAATTTGCCATTGGTGTTAATCTGCCCGATTTGTATGTGCTCGAAGTGGGCAATCAATACCGGCTCTGGAAGTACCAAAATCGTACAACACCAACGGGCTGGGATTTGGTCTCTGGCGCAGAATTCCCCAAAAAATCTCTAAAAAAGTTGTTGGCTTTTACGGCGGGAGAAAAAGGGTTTATTCTTTCCGAAGACGATGGAAGCCTATGGGCGTTTGACCCGAATAAGAATCAATGGACTGCCCGGAAAAATACGCCCTTCAAAGGCCGTCAGCGTGGCTCGGCGATTTCGATGACCAAAGGTGGCGTGTATGGATTAGGTATCGACGTGAAAACGGGAGAAGGTTACCGCGATTTGTGGCTCTACGACGACAAAGCTGATACCTGGAGCTACCTGACCGACTATCCGGGCGAAGGAAGTGCCAACGTAACGGCCGTGGGGCGTAACAACCGCGTTGGTTTTATGATGGGTTACCGCGCCACCACCACCGCCATCGGCACCGCTGAATTTAGCGTAGCGAAAGATGCGTGGGTGTATGAGGTGAAGTAAAAACCCAAAAAGGAGTTAAAACTCCCGGCCAAACGAAAAATAAGGCCGTGCTTCTCCGAGGTGATTGATGGAGTAATTGAGGTGGCCTACAAAATTGTACCAAGATACGAAGTCGATGCCGATGCCTCCACCTGCCAAAAGGCGATTGGCTAACTTACTGTTGTTAAGCTCTGGGTATTGGTTACGAGAATACCCGAAGTCGGCGTAGATATTGGGATAAATCGCCAACGGAAAAGTATTGAACTGTCGAAACTTGATGAGCTTGCTCAGGTTGAAGGTCCGATTGAGCAATTGATACCGAAGATTGGTCTTTGCGTATCCAAAATGTTGACCATCAATTACATATAACTCATACCCTCTTACCAAGTCGCCGCCGTAGCCTAAGCCGCGAATCTGTAAAAAGGGTTGCTTTCCCGGTGTTGAAAATTTAGCTTTGGTCTGGTAACTAAAAAAAAGCTTTTTGGCCAAAGGAACGTACTGCCCGAAGCTAAGCGTAGCTTCAGATAAGTGGACGTCATCCTTGGGTAAGATGCCCGATTGACTAATATTAAAGCCGTAGTAAAATCCTTTCAGGGCGTATTGCCCACGGTCGCGGCGGTCATAGAAGTGCGAATAGGAAAGTTGAAGGTAATTTTGACGTTTGATGCCGTTGAGGAAATAATTCGGGTTGAGGCGCGCGATGGTGTCGGTGACGGAAGTAATGGAATATTGGGCGCTAAACGAGTGATGGCCGTAAAATTTGGGCCGGTGGGTAATGGTAAGGTACGGTACAATTCGCTCGCGGGTGCGACTTTCGCTGCCCAAAAACATCAATTTATCCTGATTGGTACGGTAAGCCAAAGTGCGATTTGTAATCCGTAATATACCAATGGTCAAGCCCATTCGTTGCTTTTTGTCGAGATAAGGCGTTGAATAGTAAATATCTAAACGGGGAATAAAACCAAACTCCGCCCGCAGTCGCAGGCGATCGTTGTTGCCGGTCAGGTTTTGGTGCAGGGCATAAACGCCGTAAATGGTTCGGCTAAAATCTCGGTCGCGTTCGTACCACCATTCATTAAAGTTGCGGTCGGCCAATTGAAATACTGGAAACGCCAGCATGTACCATTGCTCTTTCACAATGACGTCAAGGTCAATCTCTTTTAGATTCCCGATACGCTTGCCGTCGGCGGTAATGTACACGAGTTGAGTGGTATCAACTACGGGTTTTTGTTTCAATTCGACCGTTACAAATAGGTTGGTATTCAGGATTTTACGGCGGTCATATTCGAGCAACGAATCCAGTTTCTGTCGTGTAAGCGTATCGCCAGCGCGTACGTCCATCTCGCGTCGAATGATGCGTTCACGGGTGCGAAAATTGCCCGTAAAGTTTACTTGGCGCACCACAATTTTTGCAGTAGTATCCGCAGGAGGTTCAAAAAATGATAGCCAAAAATTAGTAAAAAAAGCGAGAAGGAGCATGTATCTATATTTTCTCTAAATAAAGAAAGTTCAATTCTTTAATAATAGAGAACCCTTTATCCGAACTGATAAAAGGAAGCCCTACTTCTATTGCTGTAGCTGCAATAATGGCATCAGGCAACTTAATTTTGTATCTCTGACGAATCCAAATACAACGGTCTTTGATATTTGGGTTCATGTCAATAATAAAACACTCATCATGAAGTTTTCGGAGTAGTGTTTTTTCAGTTTTCGAAAGACTGAATTTCCCTAAAAGCTCTATTTCTGTAACGTACGAAATAGCAAAATGATAATCTAGAAAAGGTTCAACTATACTGGTCCCCTCGTGTACATAAATCAAAAAATTAGTGTCGGCCAAAAAATCAATCCCATTCATTTCTGATTTTCTTTTGATAATCTAACCCGTCGATCTGTCTTTTTAACGCCCCAAAATGCTTTCTTAAACCTTTGGAGGGCATTTCTGTTTTTACCTTCCTTATGATTTCTTCAATCTTTTTGCCAGAAGTATTGTTTTTGATTACCACTGTCATAGTACGAAGGCTTTTTACAAAAATAACAGGAATTTTAGTTTACTCAATAAATCCATACGTTGCCTTAGCACGCTCTCTCGACATGGCATTGTAGTGCCACCATTCGGTCTGAATAGACGTGTAGCCGGCTTTTATCATCACGCGTCGGAGCAATTTACGATTTTCTAATTGTTGCTTGGTGAGCTTGCCCGCTTTAAGCATGGCGGCTTCGCGGCGTGGCTCGGCCAGTTCCCCAAAAAAATCAAAAATGGTGCCCATGTCTAGCGGTTGGCCTTTTTCATCGGCAATGGTCAGGTCGACGGCGCAGCCAAAATTATGGATGGAGCCGCGCGCGGGGTCGGCCACAAAATCTTCGCGACGGTTATATGGCAAGTGACTCATGCGTTTCCAAAAAATCTTGGTCACACTCCGTGGCCGGGCACCGTCGTAGACCAAAAGTGTATAGTTGGGCTTTTCTTGTTTCAGAAACTTATTGGCTTTTACCAGTTTTTCGGCGGCCATGGGTTGCAGGTATGCCCGCTCCAAATCGCCGTAAACATCTTCTTTGATAAAATTATCGGTGGTAGAGTACTTCAATTCTACTTTGAGGGTAGGGTCCAATTTCTGAACATCTACCAAGCCACGGTCAATGAATTTTCGTTCAAAGGCGCCTATTTTCGTTTGACCATAACCAGTCACGCCCAGCGTCATAAGGACCCCAGCGATAATCATTTTAGGTATCATATACTTCTTTATCACTACGCTCAACGAATCTTTAACGCCAAACAATAGCCCAACGGTGTTATAACGGCGTATTTCTTTTGTCGTGGCTTTTTTCGGAAAGTCAAAAATAAGCATTGTTTATTCATATTTTTTAAAAAACCATTTCATACAACGGTAGCTACTCCGCTGAGCCTGCTTTTGTATTCGTCTGTTCGTAGTTTAAAACAAACCTTTAACAAGAGATGAAATTCAAACCAAAAGACATGACGGTATCGCGCCGGGACTTTGTCCAGAAAAGTGCGATGGCCGTGGGTAGTTTTTTTATTGTTCCTCGCCACGTATTAGGGAAGGGCTTTACGGCTCCTTCTGACAAATTGAATTTGGCCGCTATTGGTGCGGGAGGAAAAGGAACCAGTGATATTTTTAATGCGTCCAACAACGGCGTTAATAACGTAACGGCTCTTTGTGATGTAGACTACAAGCAAGCCGCCAAGTCCATTGAGCGTTTTCCAAACGCTGCAAAATACAAAGATTGGCGGGTAATGTTTGAAAAGGAAGGGAAAAACATTGACGCGGTCACTATTTCAACCCCCGACCACAACCACGCGGTCATTGCAATGGCGGCCATGCAATTGGGCAAACACGTTTATGTACAAAAACCCCTTACGCACAATATCTACGAAGCACGTATGCTTACCGAGGCAGCACGTAAGTACAAGGTGGTTTCACAAATGGGGAACCAGGGAGCGTCAAACCCCGCTCAGCTTCAAATGGTTGAGTGGTTCAATAAAGGTTTGGTAGGCCCTGTACACACGGTACAGATTTGGACGAACCGCCCTGTATGGCCACAGGGAATCCCTACGCCCTCGGGCAAGCCCGATATGCCTGAAGGCATTGCTTGGGAACAATGGGTAGGTCCAGCCCAGTGGGTAGATTATCACCCCGGCTACCATCCGTTCAAATGGCGCGGCTGGTGGAATTTTGGAACAGGAGCATTGGGTGACATCGGTTGCCACACCATTGATACTCCTTTCCGGGTATTAGGGCTTAATTATCCCACCGAAGTGGAATGCAGTATAGGCGCGGTCTTTATCAAAGACTGGCAGCCGGAATATATTCCAGAAGGTTGTCCGCCGTCGTCGTCGGTTGAGATTAAGTTCCCAGCTACTGCTAAGAACAAAACCGAAATGAAGATGATATGGATGGACGGCGGATTGCGGCCTTTCCACCCCGATTGGATTCCAGCAAGTGAGCCGCTCAGCACCGATGGCAACGGAGCAAACGGCGTGCTTATGATCGGGTCAAAAGGAATTATTGCCTGCGATATGTACGGTAATAACCCTAAGATTTATATGAAAAACGGGGATAAAGTCGTAATGGCCAAAGACAGCAAGTATGCAGCACCGGTCAATCTGCCAGAGTATGGCCATCAAATCCACTGGACCGAGGCGTGCAAGGCAGGATTCGGCAGCGACAAGCACAAAGGCTTAACATCGTCGTTTGATTACTCTGGACCGCTAACCGAAACCGTCTTAATGGGTAACTTAGCGATCCGCAGCTATATGCTCCGCAAGGCGCAAGGCAATGGTTTTGATTATTATGGCCGCAAAAAACTCTTGTGGAACGGCACAGATATGAAGATTACTAACTTCGAAGATGCCAACCAATTTGTGTCACGTCCTTACCGCGACGGCTGGAAATTAGTCTAAACGATTGGGAGATAAACCAGAAGAGCCGCAAAACTTTGCGGCTCTTTTTTTATAATTATCCTTAAATGCTGGGATGTTTTATTTCTTTTTGCGCAGATACACATTGCCGTGGGTAGTGCGGATAGAAATTTTGGTTTGTGGGTCATTGAGGACGTATTTGGGGGCGTTGCGGTCGCTGTCCCAGAATTTATATTGTCCATCCGAGAAGGAGTAGTAGGTTGCGTTTTGGCCAGCTATAACAACATTGTCATCTCCGCCGTACGTTCTGATTCCGACCACATTGGGAGCCGAAGCACTACCACGAATGGTTGCGGCTCCGCTAGTCGTACCTTGTATTGGTTGACCAACGACTACTGTTGGTTCGCCGTTTGACTTCCACGCGTTAGTGGCCATTTCTCGGTCCATTTGGGCTTTTTTTGCGATTTCACGCACATTCTCGGCTGTTTTCTTCTCTTCTTCTAAGGTTTTAGGATCAGGGGTGTAAGGTTTTAAATCCAAGTCGGTAAACATGTTGCCTTCGGAAGAACTGATGCTGAACAATACCTTTGCTTTCTCCGAAACCGTCACGTCGATATTATCGCCGTAACTGACAATGGAAGACGGCTTTTCGGGCATTTTTTCGTCGTAAACCACTTTAATTTTGCCCTGACTGGAATTGGCTACAATCGGTCCGGTGACGTCAGTAAGCGTGATATCTTCGTAATTGGTGTTGACCTCAATGCTCCCTTCCATACCTGAAATAGACATCCCCAATTCGTTGCAAGAGCAAGAGTTGCGCTTTTTTACTACCAATGATAATTCTTGCGGAATTTTAATTTTATAACTGGCTTTTCCTTTCATCACCACGTTGATTTTAAGCACATCGCCGTTGGCATTGGCCGTCAAACCAAGGTTTGTATTGTCTACGCCTCCCGCCGACAACGGGCGCAGGCCGTCGGCTTCTTTGGGTACATCGGGTACATTTTGGGCTTCAATGATGATTTCGTCACCTTTATATCCTTCAATATCAAGTTGTTTGGCGTCGATGTCCATAATTACCCGTTTATTGGCCCCGTTAAACTTGGTCTTGAAAGTTTTGGTGTCTTGGGCAAAAGTGATGTTGGCAATGGCCAACGTACACACGAAAAGCATGAATTTATGCATGGCTTTATGAGAAGTTATTTAGTTTTGAATTGAGTGATTTTGGGGCAATAGGTATGCGTACTTTAATCAGCAATCATGGCCAGTTCTCCGATACCGCTTCCGGCCAAAAGCCGCACGGACCTGTCCACTTTTTCGTCTTTTTGGAGTTGTTCAAAGATGGGCAAACTTTCTTTTACGCGCATTCGCACTAGTGTTTCAATGAGTGTTGTTTGCTCAGTAGGCTCAGATGTTTGGGTAAGTTGGTTGACCAATACTTTTTTCACTTCGTCGGTTTGTTTAAACCGCTCCAGTGTTTCGATGGTGGAGAGGCGCACGTTCAAACTTTCATCCTCTCGTAGGGTTTTGATCAAGGCTTGAATAACAGCAGGTTTAGGGTTGTTGAGCGCCGCTGCATAATTAAGCCCCTTGAGTCGTTCTGAAGCCGATTGGTCTTTCAAAAGGCTTAAAATCACCAGTTCCTGCGTCATTTTCATTTCCCGTCGTAGCGTCGCAATTTGTTGGGAAATCGTTTCTTCTTTGGGCTTTTTCTTGGGTTGGTTGGTTAAATTGACCGTCTCTGCTACGGTTTCGGGTAATGATTGTTGGCGGTCAATGGATTTCGGAACGGGTGGCCTGGCGGTGATGGTGCGGTATTCAATTTGGGTAGGGGCACTTTGTCGACCGAGCCAAAAGGTAATCGCCACACCCGCTACGGCGGCAGCATACTTCAGGTACGTGAGCCACGGCTGAGGTTTGAGCGCCACAATCGTAGTTTCAAGCATTTTTTCACCTTGCAGCGAACGATAGAACAGGGCATCCATTTCGTCATCAGTTTCTGCTTCGGCGTTTTGGAGGTCCTGCCAAACGCGCCTCAACTCTTCTACCTCTTTCCGCAAAACGGGGTCGGAAGTAAGTCGCTGCTCAAACACAATCCGTTCTGCCTCGGAAAGATGTCCCATCAGGTAGTCCGTTATGATTTGTTCGTTTAACATCGTCTTTTCACTTTTGGTAATCGTTATAGAAGTTTTGAGAAATGATCGATTTTATTTCTCTCCTCTTTGCTATTCACTGCTTACGTTAAAATATAAATCCCGTAATTTCTGCATGGCCCTGAACACCCGTACTTTCACATTGGCGACCGACAGACCCAGCGTTTGACCGATTTCTTCGTAACTCATATTTTGAAACCGGCTCAACAACAGCACTTCGCGGTATTGGTCGGGCAACTGGGCCAGCGCGTTATGCAAATACTGATGCTGCTCTTCGGTTTCGTCATACGACTCGCCCATGTCCGGAACATCGGCAAGGTCGGAGTACGTCGGGTTTTGTTTGAGGTAATCAAAAAAAACATTTCGGGCAATCTCCAACACCCACGTACGAAACGAGGCGCCTTCACGATACGTATGCCGATACCGCAACATGCGCAGAAATACCTGTTGGGTCAAATCCCGGGCATTTTCACGGTCGCTTTGTCGGTAAAGGAAGAAGTTCAGCAACGACTTTTTGTAGCGTTCGTACAAGATGGCCGCCTTGTCTAAATCTCCTTGGCTTACGGCATACATGGCCTGTTCGTCGGTCATGGGCT encodes:
- a CDS encoding HEAT repeat domain-containing protein gives rise to the protein MLNEQIITDYLMGHLSEAERIVFEQRLTSDPVLRKEVEELRRVWQDLQNAEAETDDEMDALFYRSLQGEKMLETTIVALKPQPWLTYLKYAAAVAGVAITFWLGRQSAPTQIEYRTITARPPVPKSIDRQQSLPETVAETVNLTNQPKKKPKEETISQQIATLRREMKMTQELVILSLLKDQSASERLKGLNYAAALNNPKPAVIQALIKTLREDESLNVRLSTIETLERFKQTDEVKKVLVNQLTQTSEPTEQTTLIETLVRMRVKESLPIFEQLQKDEKVDRSVRLLAGSGIGELAMIAD
- a CDS encoding RNA polymerase sigma factor, with protein sequence MTDEQAMYAVSQGDLDKAAILYERYKKSLLNFFLYRQSDRENARDLTQQVFLRMLRYRHTYREGASFRTWVLEIARNVFFDYLKQNPTYSDLADVPDMGESYDETEEQHQYLHNALAQLPDQYREVLLLSRFQNMSYEEIGQTLGLSVANVKVRVFRAMQKLRDLYFNVSSE
- a CDS encoding TonB-dependent receptor, producing the protein MKHHFTAFFLIASLLCIYEVKGQIRLFGQIINKTTQKPISGASIQMLNSNVGTTSDSSGNYTLTVPSTGFNLRATAVGYYPKMRYFEPKKDTRYVFELAEEFKQLDEVTVKTNREDANVSSIEMSTLKLDTKSLRRIPVVFGEADIIKALLLQPGVSTVGEGAAGFNVRGGRTDQNLVLLDEMPLFSTSHLLGFFTNVNPDVVQDVTLYKAGIPAQYGGRLSSMMNINLKNGNPNKINYQAGAGNVSARLVAEGPLGKKLTFILGGRIAYPNWMIKKFPDNIRNSRAFFYDLNAKLRYQIGKNQQLTLSTYLNHDDFKFPDDTVYSWNAKAASLQWNAQLNDRLSLSAAAVYSDYAFQMEGVKEFYRFRFQSGITHKELKTNLIFAPSEAHRLDAGASMIRYDVAPGDRTRVDDESNINPKAIANEQAYEYSAYVSEEWNAARWITVQAGLRYAAFALVGPKTVYNYEAGVPRAPETATESTKYSFGQKIQSYGGFEPRVSLRIGLSKMHSIKLSYNRTRQYLHLITNTTAISPADFWKLSDNYLPPQVADQYAAGYYLNLKDNVYEFSVEGYYKNISSLLEAKNGAILLLNPQLETALITARGLAYGVELSAKKNKGQFTGQVNYTYARTFIQSLSTFALEQINQGNWFPANYDKPHILNVAANLTLGRGWSMSSNFTYNTGRPAIYPDGNYSVAGYPLINYSRRNADRIPDYHRLDWAITKNTRQNKEQLRYSTWVFSLYNVYGRENPYSVYFARFNRITRAYQLAVFGSIVPALSWNYNF
- a CDS encoding Gfo/Idh/MocA family protein, with product MKFKPKDMTVSRRDFVQKSAMAVGSFFIVPRHVLGKGFTAPSDKLNLAAIGAGGKGTSDIFNASNNGVNNVTALCDVDYKQAAKSIERFPNAAKYKDWRVMFEKEGKNIDAVTISTPDHNHAVIAMAAMQLGKHVYVQKPLTHNIYEARMLTEAARKYKVVSQMGNQGASNPAQLQMVEWFNKGLVGPVHTVQIWTNRPVWPQGIPTPSGKPDMPEGIAWEQWVGPAQWVDYHPGYHPFKWRGWWNFGTGALGDIGCHTIDTPFRVLGLNYPTEVECSIGAVFIKDWQPEYIPEGCPPSSSVEIKFPATAKNKTEMKMIWMDGGLRPFHPDWIPASEPLSTDGNGANGVLMIGSKGIIACDMYGNNPKIYMKNGDKVVMAKDSKYAAPVNLPEYGHQIHWTEACKAGFGSDKHKGLTSSFDYSGPLTETVLMGNLAIRSYMLRKAQGNGFDYYGRKKLLWNGTDMKITNFEDANQFVSRPYRDGWKLV
- a CDS encoding BamA/TamA family outer membrane protein, translating into MLLLAFFTNFWLSFFEPPADTTAKIVVRQVNFTGNFRTRERIIRREMDVRAGDTLTRQKLDSLLEYDRRKILNTNLFVTVELKQKPVVDTTQLVYITADGKRIGNLKEIDLDVIVKEQWYMLAFPVFQLADRNFNEWWYERDRDFSRTIYGVYALHQNLTGNNDRLRLRAEFGFIPRLDIYYSTPYLDKKQRMGLTIGILRITNRTLAYRTNQDKLMFLGSESRTRERIVPYLTITHRPKFYGHHSFSAQYSITSVTDTIARLNPNYFLNGIKRQNYLQLSYSHFYDRRDRGQYALKGFYYGFNISQSGILPKDDVHLSEATLSFGQYVPLAKKLFFSYQTKAKFSTPGKQPFLQIRGLGYGGDLVRGYELYVIDGQHFGYAKTNLRYQLLNRTFNLSKLIKFRQFNTFPLAIYPNIYADFGYSRNQYPELNNSKLANRLLAGGGIGIDFVSWYNFVGHLNYSINHLGEARPYFSFGREF
- a CDS encoding M15 family metallopeptidase, with translation MLIFDFPKKATTKEIRRYNTVGLLFGVKDSLSVVIKKYMIPKMIIAGVLMTLGVTGYGQTKIGAFERKFIDRGLVDVQKLDPTLKVELKYSTTDNFIKEDVYGDLERAYLQPMAAEKLVKANKFLKQEKPNYTLLVYDGARPRSVTKIFWKRMSHLPYNRREDFVADPARGSIHNFGCAVDLTIADEKGQPLDMGTIFDFFGELAEPRREAAMLKAGKLTKQQLENRKLLRRVMIKAGYTSIQTEWWHYNAMSRERAKATYGFIE
- a CDS encoding DUF4249 domain-containing protein gives rise to the protein MRFIKNIPRKFISAILLSGLLVSCIREIDLALRVENPVLVVDGMITDEMPPYNVKLTYTGVYEASNRINENQAVSGARVTISDDQGLKTQLEQVLEEPGKYQTNDPQYWGRVGRSYTLTVELPNGEVYESSPEKLMAVPEIDKLYSEFTENGSGDQRVGYNVFMDTKDPKDAPNYYRWQAIGYRMRLATGVLNPFSGAMENKQCWQSFKKETIDIETDVDFDGNTIQKRLMLYSPAYSNGQYLIEVSQMSLSREVYQFWRRMNEQLTRTGSIFDPLPSPVEGNISLKTNPNKLALGYFGASAVSKKRLIIFETDEAKRQRIEVSSQPFIPTGGCTNIFSGTTPFKPSGW
- a CDS encoding type II toxin-antitoxin system VapC family toxin, which codes for MNGIDFLADTNFLIYVHEGTSIVEPFLDYHFAISYVTEIELLGKFSLSKTEKTLLRKLHDECFIIDMNPNIKDRCIWIRQRYKIKLPDAIIAATAIEVGLPFISSDKGFSIIKELNFLYLEKI